From Streptomyces chrestomyceticus JCM 4735, one genomic window encodes:
- a CDS encoding chitinase encodes MPHPLMSRTPRSRHRRWLTTAVTGLAAAALAVTGTAAGASAAPHAAAGATADVNNAKNPGFESGLSGWTCSSGSGSTVSSPVHGGTSALKATPAGSDQARCSQTVAVKPGSTYTLSAYVQGSYVYLGASGTGTTDVSTWAPGATTWQQLKTTFTTGPSTTSVTVYTHGWYGQSAYFADDISVFGPDGGGNGDPGDPVPDAPAGLTVGAVTSSSVALSWSPAKYATGYTVYRDGAKVQSVTGTSATVTGLSPSTAYRFQVAATNAAGESAKSAEVTATTSPGGGNPGPSVPKHAVTGYWQNFNNGATVQKISDVSDQYDIIAVSFADATTTPGAITFNLDSAGLGGYTVAQFKADIKAKQAAGKNVILSVGGEKGTISVNDSTSANNFANSAYALMQEYGFNGVDIDLENGINPTYMSQALRSLSQKAGSKLVITMAPQTIDMQSTQGGYFKTALNIKDILTVVNMQYYNSGSMLGCDGKVYSQGTVDFLTALACIQLEGGLDPSQVGIGVPASTRAAGGGYVSPSVVNSALDCLTKGTGCGSFKPAKTYPSLRGAMTWSTNWDAATGNAWSNGVGPHVHNLP; translated from the coding sequence ATGCCGCACCCCCTCATGTCCCGCACCCCCCGCTCCCGGCACAGACGGTGGCTCACCACCGCCGTCACCGGGCTGGCCGCCGCCGCCCTCGCCGTCACCGGCACCGCGGCCGGCGCCTCGGCGGCCCCCCACGCCGCCGCCGGTGCCACCGCCGACGTCAACAACGCCAAGAACCCCGGCTTCGAGTCCGGGCTCTCCGGGTGGACCTGCTCCTCGGGGTCGGGCTCCACCGTGTCCTCCCCCGTGCACGGCGGCACCTCGGCCCTGAAGGCCACTCCGGCCGGCTCCGACCAGGCCAGATGCTCGCAGACGGTGGCCGTCAAGCCTGGGTCCACGTACACGCTGAGCGCGTACGTCCAGGGCTCGTACGTCTACCTCGGCGCCAGCGGCACCGGCACCACCGACGTGTCCACCTGGGCGCCCGGCGCCACCACCTGGCAGCAGCTCAAGACCACCTTCACCACCGGTCCCTCCACCACCTCGGTCACCGTCTACACCCACGGCTGGTACGGGCAGTCCGCCTACTTCGCGGACGACATCAGTGTCTTCGGGCCGGACGGCGGCGGTAACGGCGACCCGGGCGATCCGGTTCCCGACGCGCCCGCCGGGCTGACCGTCGGCGCGGTCACCTCGTCCTCCGTGGCACTCTCCTGGAGCCCGGCCAAGTACGCCACCGGCTACACCGTCTACCGCGACGGCGCCAAGGTCCAGTCGGTCACCGGCACGTCGGCCACCGTGACCGGCCTGAGCCCGTCCACCGCGTACCGCTTCCAGGTCGCCGCGACCAACGCGGCGGGCGAGTCCGCCAAGTCCGCCGAGGTCACCGCCACCACGTCCCCGGGCGGCGGCAACCCCGGCCCCTCGGTACCGAAGCACGCGGTCACCGGCTACTGGCAGAACTTCAACAACGGCGCGACCGTGCAGAAGATCAGCGATGTGTCCGACCAGTACGACATCATCGCGGTCTCGTTCGCCGACGCCACCACCACGCCCGGCGCGATCACCTTCAACCTCGACTCGGCGGGCCTGGGCGGCTACACGGTCGCGCAGTTCAAGGCCGACATCAAGGCGAAGCAGGCGGCCGGCAAGAACGTCATCCTGTCCGTCGGCGGTGAGAAGGGCACCATCTCCGTCAACGACTCCACCTCCGCGAACAACTTCGCCAACAGTGCTTACGCGCTGATGCAGGAGTACGGCTTCAACGGGGTCGACATCGACCTGGAGAACGGCATCAACCCGACCTACATGTCGCAGGCCCTGCGCTCGCTGTCCCAGAAGGCGGGCAGCAAGCTGGTCATCACCATGGCCCCGCAGACCATCGACATGCAGTCCACCCAGGGCGGCTACTTCAAGACCGCGCTGAACATCAAGGACATCCTCACCGTCGTCAACATGCAGTACTACAACAGCGGTTCGATGCTCGGCTGTGACGGCAAGGTCTACTCGCAGGGCACCGTGGACTTCCTCACCGCCCTGGCCTGCATCCAGCTCGAAGGCGGCCTCGACCCGTCCCAGGTGGGCATCGGTGTCCCGGCCTCCACCCGCGCCGCCGGCGGCGGCTACGTGTCGCCCAGCGTCGTCAACAGCGCGCTGGACTGCCTCACCAAGGGCACCGGCTGCGGCTCCTTCAAGCCCGCCAAGACCTACCCGTCCCTGCGCGGCGCCATGACCTGGTCCACCAACTGGGACGCGGCGACCGGCAACGCCTGGTCGAACGGCGTGGGCCCGCACGTACACAACCTGCCGTAG
- a CDS encoding MMPL family transporter, whose amino-acid sequence MTALTRWCLRRRIVVIVLWLAAFAGATAAAGAAGSAYSDHYDVPGTESGQAGALLERAFPDRSGDHDTIVWHTESGTVRAGAVQKDLQQTLDKIARLPGVASVQSPYGPQGAGQISQDGHTAYADLAFDAPAEDLDKAQVQRVVDTARAAAADGLQVELGGAGIAVTETAGSQLAELIGLGAAAVVLFLAFGSLAATLLPLVTAVVSVGTAAAGISLLGRAMTVADFAPMLGMLIGLGVGIDYALFIVTRHRRGLKSGLTVQEAAERAVSVSGRAVVFAGATVCIALLGMLVLRLGFLNGVAIAASLTVVLTVAASVTLLPALLGAIGPRALSRRERRQLATDGPRPEPPAGFAAWWSGFVERHPKLLGAAAAVVMLILALPTLSLHLGTSDQGNNPGTSTTRQAYDLLGEGFGPGSNGPLTLVGALDGAKDRLAFDRLPDELRGTPGVARVQGPEFDGSGSTGVITVVPDGSPQSRQTSDLVERLRADVLPKAGEGTSMKVHVGGVTASYDDFASVIVGKLPLFVGVVIGLGCVLLLLAFRSIGIPLKAAAMNIAAVASSFGIVVAIFQWGWGSELLGLGSAGPIEPFLPVIMVSVLFGLSMDYQVFLVSRMYEEWRLTHDNRRAVRVGLAETGRVINSAAVIMIAVFAAFVLSGDRIIAMFGIGLAAAVALDAFVLRTLLVPALMHLLGGANWWLPGWLERRLPRISIEPPGEAGAGPGTDGAPTVPVAVPLAVPGPRRGGEGLVRK is encoded by the coding sequence ATGACCGCACTGACCCGGTGGTGCCTGCGGCGCCGCATCGTCGTGATCGTGCTCTGGCTCGCCGCCTTCGCGGGAGCCACCGCGGCCGCCGGAGCCGCCGGCTCCGCCTACTCCGACCACTACGACGTCCCCGGCACGGAATCGGGGCAGGCCGGAGCCCTGCTGGAGCGGGCCTTCCCGGACCGTTCCGGGGACCACGACACGATCGTGTGGCACACGGAGTCGGGCACCGTACGCGCGGGCGCCGTCCAGAAGGACCTCCAGCAGACCCTCGACAAGATCGCGAGACTGCCCGGCGTCGCCTCCGTACAGAGCCCGTACGGGCCGCAGGGCGCCGGGCAGATCAGCCAGGACGGGCACACCGCCTACGCGGACCTCGCCTTCGACGCGCCCGCCGAGGACCTGGACAAGGCCCAGGTCCAGCGCGTGGTGGACACCGCCAGGGCCGCCGCGGCCGACGGACTCCAGGTGGAGCTGGGCGGCGCCGGCATCGCCGTCACCGAGACTGCGGGGTCCCAGCTCGCCGAACTGATCGGACTCGGCGCCGCCGCCGTCGTCCTCTTCCTCGCCTTCGGCTCGCTCGCCGCCACCCTCCTGCCGCTCGTCACGGCGGTGGTGAGCGTCGGCACCGCCGCCGCGGGCATCAGCCTGCTCGGCCGCGCCATGACGGTGGCCGACTTCGCCCCGATGCTGGGCATGCTCATCGGCCTCGGGGTCGGCATCGACTACGCGCTTTTCATCGTGACCCGGCACCGCAGAGGGCTGAAATCCGGCCTCACCGTGCAGGAGGCCGCCGAGCGCGCGGTCAGCGTGTCGGGGCGCGCGGTGGTCTTCGCCGGGGCCACCGTCTGCATCGCCCTGCTCGGGATGCTCGTCCTGCGGCTGGGCTTCCTCAACGGCGTCGCCATCGCCGCCTCGCTGACCGTCGTCCTCACCGTCGCCGCTTCCGTCACCCTGCTCCCGGCCCTGCTCGGCGCCATCGGACCGCGGGCGCTGAGCCGGCGCGAACGGCGGCAACTGGCCACCGACGGCCCCCGCCCGGAACCGCCGGCCGGCTTCGCGGCGTGGTGGTCCGGCTTCGTGGAGCGCCACCCCAAACTGCTGGGCGCCGCCGCGGCCGTCGTCATGCTGATCCTCGCGCTGCCCACCCTGTCCCTGCACCTGGGCACCTCCGACCAGGGCAACAACCCCGGGACGAGCACCACCCGGCAGGCGTACGACCTGCTCGGCGAGGGCTTCGGGCCGGGCTCCAACGGGCCGCTGACCCTGGTCGGCGCCCTCGACGGGGCCAAGGACCGGCTCGCCTTCGACCGGCTGCCGGACGAACTGCGCGGCACACCGGGCGTGGCCCGGGTCCAGGGGCCGGAGTTCGACGGCAGCGGCAGCACGGGCGTGATCACGGTCGTACCGGACGGCTCCCCGCAGTCCCGGCAGACCTCCGACCTGGTGGAACGGCTGCGCGCCGACGTCCTGCCGAAGGCCGGGGAGGGGACCAGCATGAAGGTCCACGTCGGCGGGGTGACGGCGAGCTACGACGACTTCGCCTCCGTGATCGTCGGCAAGCTGCCGCTGTTCGTCGGCGTCGTCATCGGCCTGGGCTGCGTCCTGCTGCTGCTCGCGTTCCGCAGCATCGGCATACCGCTGAAGGCCGCCGCGATGAACATCGCGGCCGTCGCCTCCTCCTTCGGGATCGTGGTCGCGATCTTCCAGTGGGGGTGGGGGAGCGAACTGCTCGGGCTGGGCAGCGCGGGCCCGATCGAGCCCTTCCTGCCCGTGATCATGGTCTCGGTCCTCTTCGGACTGTCCATGGACTACCAGGTCTTCCTGGTCAGCCGGATGTATGAGGAATGGCGGCTGACCCACGACAACCGCCGCGCGGTCCGCGTCGGCCTCGCCGAGACCGGCCGGGTCATCAACTCGGCGGCCGTCATCATGATCGCGGTGTTCGCGGCGTTCGTGCTCAGCGGCGACCGCATCATCGCGATGTTCGGCATCGGCCTCGCCGCCGCCGTCGCGCTGGACGCCTTCGTGCTGCGCACCCTGCTCGTCCCCGCCCTGATGCATCTGCTCGGCGGCGCGAACTGGTGGCTGCCGGGGTGGCTGGAGCGGCGGCTGCCGCGGATCAGCATCGAGCCGCCGGGGGAGGCGGGTGCCGGGCCGGGTACGGACGGGGCGCCGACGGTTCCGGTTGCGGTTCCGCTTGCCGTGCCGGGGCCGCGGCGGGGCGGCGAGGGGCTGGTACGGAAGTAG
- a CDS encoding DUF6191 domain-containing protein: protein MFNLVEELFAPGRKHTDEERRRLTLVVTDTGDSDPGKGPIDLSSGKVTVRLPEQEPPRRP from the coding sequence ATGTTCAACCTGGTGGAGGAACTGTTCGCGCCGGGACGCAAGCACACCGACGAGGAACGGCGCCGGCTGACCCTGGTGGTCACCGACACCGGCGACAGTGATCCCGGCAAGGGACCGATAGACCTGTCCTCGGGCAAGGTCACCGTCCGCCTGCCGGAGCAGGAACCGCCGCGGCGGCCCTGA
- a CDS encoding helix-turn-helix transcriptional regulator gives MRSSIGANIRRERDRCGWSQERLAHEICRGAGVMGGPVGRQEVSRWEKGKRTPRQWLPFIAAALGVSEDVLKEPREVDEPPLPTLADYLPDSDPLAPLSAREGRRVGLREVGDLQERVHGLRLADDVLAGGDLIRPALRELRAAVRVYKEGSHSEEVGRALLGQIGELAQIAGWIASDAGQHADAERVYRLGMSAAMQADDRTLAANLAGSLAYQLSNTGREAEGVRLARAALEGAWPEAPPKARALYLDRVAWAHTRAGEAQPAMRALGEAGEALAADSAGAESPAYLYWVDAGELQVMESRVHTELRRPLRAVPLLRDVLSRYDATHTRELALYLSWLAVALADANEPEEAAATAERVITLSEAVTSDRTAERVRVVLERLEGHRDVPEVRAVLDGAA, from the coding sequence ATGCGAAGCAGCATCGGGGCCAACATCCGGCGTGAGCGGGACCGTTGTGGGTGGAGTCAGGAGCGCTTGGCGCACGAGATCTGCCGGGGCGCCGGGGTCATGGGCGGGCCGGTCGGCCGCCAGGAGGTCAGCCGTTGGGAGAAGGGGAAGCGCACGCCCCGCCAATGGCTGCCGTTCATCGCTGCCGCCCTGGGAGTGTCCGAGGACGTGCTCAAGGAGCCGCGGGAGGTCGATGAGCCGCCCTTGCCGACGCTGGCGGACTACCTGCCCGACAGTGATCCGCTGGCCCCGCTCAGCGCTCGCGAGGGCCGTCGTGTCGGTCTGCGGGAGGTGGGTGACCTGCAAGAGCGTGTGCACGGGCTCAGGCTCGCCGACGACGTGCTGGCCGGAGGCGACTTGATCCGTCCCGCTCTGCGGGAACTCCGCGCCGCCGTGCGGGTCTACAAGGAGGGCAGCCACTCCGAAGAGGTGGGGCGTGCTCTCCTCGGGCAGATCGGGGAGTTGGCGCAGATCGCGGGATGGATCGCCAGCGACGCCGGGCAGCATGCGGACGCGGAGCGCGTCTACCGGCTCGGGATGAGCGCGGCGATGCAGGCGGACGACCGGACGCTGGCCGCAAACCTCGCCGGCTCGCTGGCCTATCAACTGAGCAACACCGGCAGGGAGGCCGAAGGGGTCCGGCTCGCGCGGGCGGCCCTCGAAGGAGCATGGCCGGAGGCGCCCCCGAAAGCCCGCGCGCTGTACCTCGATCGGGTGGCATGGGCCCACACCAGGGCAGGGGAGGCCCAGCCCGCCATGCGGGCGCTCGGAGAGGCCGGCGAAGCACTGGCGGCGGACAGCGCGGGAGCCGAGTCACCCGCTTACCTGTACTGGGTGGACGCCGGGGAACTGCAAGTCATGGAAAGCCGGGTCCACACGGAGCTGCGCCGGCCGTTGCGTGCGGTCCCCCTGCTGCGGGACGTGCTCAGCCGGTACGACGCGACGCACACCCGGGAACTGGCCCTGTACCTGTCGTGGCTGGCCGTCGCTCTGGCCGACGCCAACGAACCGGAAGAGGCGGCCGCGACAGCGGAACGAGTCATCACGCTGAGCGAGGCCGTGACCAGCGACCGCACGGCCGAACGGGTCCGCGTCGTGCTGGAACGGTTGGAGGGCCACCGGGACGTGCCGGAAGTCCGGGCGGTGCTCGACGGCGCTGCGTGA
- a CDS encoding phosphocholine-specific phospholipase C, with translation MGLGAAAAAASLLPPSLQQALAAGPAAAGHGHGHGHGRGGLGDIRHVVVLMQENRSFDHYFGMLRGVRGYADRNAVQLPGGDRSVFEQPGALGVGTVLPFSVREAAAAQKKDLQYIGALNHEWAGGAKAWRDGWMDNWVTAKTAATMAHYDRQDVPLHYELADTFTVCDAYHSSIHSSTSPNRNHLVSGWTGFEPGSGKRAVGNDAYAEDTHTGYTWPTYAERLEKAGRSWRVYQEWDNFTDNNLEFYATFKAVMKKALAKVGGVQNMTAFYGKVAAAGEAERKRLQGLLEEGVRALSAADRSLFERALRRGEPDSTATAFAADVASGKLPEVSYIVPSAADSEHPGSSSPVASATIVYKVLDALGKNPDVWRQTALFLTYDENDGFFDHVPPPVPPPGTEGEFWDGKPTGLGMRVPMLVISPWSVGGYACSQVFDHTSIVRFLERWTGVREPNISAWRRTVCGDLTTAFDFSRGRRQPAVEGPGAIPPFSGRWSPRPPREQRLPRQEPGTRPARPLPYQPDADGAYDAQAGRFRLAVRNGGRESAHFALYPYAGEYGTPQHRDVLGRADWEVPVKDGTYRFTLTGPNGFRREHAGTAAGAAAAVRIGTRLDAHRRELHLTLVNEGRTDLTFTLKPLAYGDAKVREIKVRAGSTRTVAHSAAPAHGWYDLDLSVAQDASFHRRFMGHIENGKESVTG, from the coding sequence ATGGGACTTGGCGCGGCGGCTGCCGCCGCTTCGCTGCTGCCGCCGTCGCTTCAGCAGGCGCTGGCCGCCGGGCCGGCCGCCGCCGGGCACGGGCACGGGCACGGACATGGGCGGGGCGGCCTCGGAGACATCCGGCACGTTGTCGTGCTCATGCAGGAGAATCGTTCCTTCGACCACTACTTCGGCATGCTGCGCGGCGTACGCGGCTACGCCGACCGCAACGCCGTCCAGTTGCCCGGCGGCGACCGCAGCGTCTTCGAGCAGCCGGGCGCGCTCGGCGTCGGCACCGTGCTGCCGTTCTCCGTACGGGAGGCCGCGGCGGCCCAGAAGAAGGACCTCCAGTACATCGGGGCGCTCAACCACGAGTGGGCCGGCGGCGCCAAGGCGTGGCGTGACGGGTGGATGGACAACTGGGTCACCGCGAAGACGGCCGCCACCATGGCCCACTACGACCGCCAGGACGTACCGCTGCACTACGAGCTGGCCGACACCTTCACCGTCTGCGACGCGTACCACTCCTCGATCCACTCCTCCACCAGCCCCAACCGCAACCACCTGGTCAGCGGCTGGACCGGCTTCGAGCCGGGCTCCGGCAAGCGCGCGGTGGGCAACGACGCCTACGCGGAGGACACCCACACCGGCTACACCTGGCCCACGTACGCGGAGCGCCTGGAGAAGGCCGGGCGGAGCTGGCGCGTCTACCAGGAGTGGGACAACTTCACCGACAACAACCTGGAGTTCTACGCCACCTTCAAGGCGGTCATGAAGAAGGCGCTGGCCAAGGTGGGCGGCGTGCAGAACATGACCGCGTTCTACGGGAAGGTCGCCGCGGCCGGTGAAGCGGAGCGCAAGCGCTTGCAGGGACTGCTGGAGGAGGGCGTACGGGCGCTCAGCGCCGCCGACCGCAGTCTCTTCGAGCGCGCGCTGCGCCGTGGCGAGCCGGACTCCACGGCCACCGCCTTCGCCGCCGACGTCGCCTCGGGCAAGCTGCCCGAGGTGTCCTACATCGTCCCCTCCGCTGCGGACTCCGAGCACCCCGGGTCGTCCTCGCCGGTCGCCAGCGCCACCATCGTCTACAAGGTGCTCGACGCCCTCGGGAAGAACCCGGACGTGTGGCGCCAAACGGCCCTCTTCCTCACATATGACGAGAATGACGGCTTTTTCGACCACGTACCGCCGCCGGTGCCGCCGCCCGGCACGGAGGGCGAGTTCTGGGACGGCAAGCCGACCGGGCTCGGGATGCGCGTACCGATGCTGGTGATCTCGCCCTGGTCGGTGGGCGGTTACGCCTGCTCGCAGGTCTTCGACCACACCTCGATCGTCCGCTTCCTGGAGCGCTGGACGGGCGTACGGGAGCCCAACATCAGCGCCTGGCGGCGCACCGTCTGCGGCGATCTCACCACCGCTTTCGATTTCTCGCGCGGGCGCAGGCAGCCCGCCGTGGAGGGGCCCGGCGCGATCCCGCCGTTCAGCGGGCGCTGGTCCCCGCGCCCGCCGCGCGAGCAGCGGCTGCCGCGCCAGGAGCCGGGCACCCGGCCCGCGCGCCCGCTGCCGTACCAGCCCGACGCGGACGGCGCGTACGACGCGCAGGCGGGACGCTTCCGGCTCGCGGTGCGCAACGGGGGCCGGGAGAGCGCGCACTTCGCGCTGTACCCGTACGCGGGGGAGTACGGCACGCCGCAGCACCGTGACGTGCTGGGCCGGGCCGACTGGGAGGTGCCCGTCAAGGACGGCACGTACCGCTTCACCCTCACGGGTCCCAACGGGTTCCGGCGCGAGCACGCGGGCACGGCCGCCGGCGCGGCCGCCGCGGTCCGGATCGGCACCCGGCTGGACGCGCACCGGCGCGAGCTGCACCTCACGCTCGTCAACGAGGGACGCACCGATCTCACCTTCACTCTGAAGCCGCTGGCGTACGGCGACGCCAAGGTGCGCGAGATCAAGGTGCGGGCCGGCAGCACCCGTACCGTCGCGCACTCCGCGGCACCGGCGCACGGCTGGTACGACCTGGACCTGTCCGTCGCCCAGGACGCGTCCTTCCACCGCCGCTTCATGGGGCACATCGAGAACGGGAAGGAGTCGGTCACCGGCTGA
- a CDS encoding FAD-binding oxidoreductase has translation MGEVKRRSLLAGAAALGGTAAGLAAPGLAAAAGLSDAASAATARPPGTGTGPVTLGPDDPRYASLTRRGSNGRFVGKPDHVYVVSTTEQVVAAVQRAVRDGRRIAVRSGGHCFENFVDDPSVRALIDTSPMRAVSYDAARRAFAVEPGALLGEVYRALFLGWGVTIPAGATAEVGVGGHVLGGGYGTLSRRYGLSVDHLYAVEVVVVDRSGTARSVVATRDPKDPHHDLWWAHTGGGGGNFGIVTRYWFRDPSAEGDDPTRLLPKAPASVLSFSATWNWKDVDERAFTRLVRNHGTWHEHHSAPDSPYADLFSVLMLNNRHSGTFSLVGHLDATLPDTERRMRAYVDAVGSGTGAEPAVHHEVRPWLTAVALVQETEPAPYKVKCGYLRKGYTERQLTALHRHLAGPAVDNISGALWLVSYGGKVSTVAPDATAVAQRDSILKAVYMTSWEGEEAAGAKPLAWLRAFYRDVYADTGGVPVPGEVSDGSFINYPDRDLADPKLNTSGVPWHTLYYKHNYPRLQRVKARWDPRDEFRHALSIRPPR, from the coding sequence ATGGGTGAAGTGAAGCGCCGGAGCCTGCTCGCGGGAGCGGCGGCGCTGGGGGGAACGGCCGCGGGCCTCGCGGCGCCGGGCCTCGCGGCTGCGGCCGGCCTGTCGGACGCGGCCTCCGCAGCGACGGCCCGCCCGCCCGGCACCGGCACCGGTCCGGTCACCCTCGGCCCCGACGACCCGCGCTACGCCTCCCTGACCCGGCGCGGCTCCAACGGCCGCTTCGTGGGCAAGCCCGACCACGTATACGTCGTGAGCACGACCGAGCAGGTCGTCGCCGCGGTCCAGCGGGCCGTACGCGACGGCAGGCGCATCGCCGTACGCAGCGGCGGCCACTGCTTCGAGAACTTCGTCGACGACCCGTCCGTCCGCGCCCTGATCGACACCTCGCCCATGCGCGCGGTCTCCTACGACGCCGCCCGGCGGGCGTTCGCCGTCGAGCCCGGCGCCCTGCTCGGCGAGGTCTACCGCGCGCTGTTCCTCGGCTGGGGCGTGACCATCCCGGCGGGCGCGACCGCCGAGGTCGGCGTCGGGGGACACGTCCTCGGCGGCGGGTACGGCACCCTCTCGCGGCGGTACGGGCTGTCCGTGGACCACCTGTACGCCGTCGAGGTCGTCGTGGTGGACCGCTCCGGCACGGCCCGCAGCGTGGTGGCCACCCGCGACCCCAAGGATCCCCACCACGACCTGTGGTGGGCGCACACGGGTGGCGGGGGCGGCAACTTCGGCATCGTCACCCGCTACTGGTTCCGCGACCCGTCCGCCGAAGGCGACGACCCCACCCGGCTGCTGCCCAAGGCCCCGGCGTCCGTCCTCAGCTTCTCCGCGACCTGGAACTGGAAGGACGTCGACGAGCGCGCCTTCACCCGCCTGGTGCGCAACCACGGCACCTGGCACGAGCACCACAGCGCCCCGGACTCCCCGTACGCGGACCTGTTCAGCGTGCTGATGCTCAACAACCGCCACTCCGGCACCTTCTCCCTGGTGGGCCACCTGGACGCCACCCTGCCGGACACGGAGCGGCGGATGCGCGCCTACGTGGACGCCGTGGGCAGCGGGACGGGTGCCGAGCCGGCCGTCCACCACGAGGTCAGGCCCTGGCTGACGGCGGTCGCCCTCGTACAGGAAACCGAACCGGCCCCGTACAAGGTCAAGTGCGGCTACCTGCGCAAGGGCTACACGGAGCGGCAGCTCACCGCGCTCCACCGGCACCTGGCGGGCCCGGCGGTGGACAACATCTCCGGGGCGCTGTGGCTGGTCTCGTACGGCGGAAAGGTCAGCACCGTCGCACCGGACGCGACCGCCGTCGCCCAGCGGGACTCGATCCTCAAGGCGGTCTACATGACCAGTTGGGAGGGCGAGGAGGCGGCCGGGGCGAAGCCGTTGGCCTGGCTGCGCGCCTTCTACCGTGACGTGTACGCGGACACCGGCGGCGTCCCCGTGCCCGGCGAGGTCAGCGACGGCTCCTTCATCAACTACCCGGACCGGGACCTGGCCGACCCCAAGCTGAACACCTCCGGCGTCCCGTGGCACACGCTCTACTACAAGCACAACTACCCGCGCTTGCAGCGGGTGAAGGCCCGCTGGGACCCACGCGACGAGTTCCGGCACGCCTTGTCCATCCGACCGCCGCGCTGA